Proteins encoded in a region of the Isosphaeraceae bacterium EP7 genome:
- a CDS encoding class I SAM-dependent methyltransferase codes for MDSPEEARNYDAMDHSAVNLRFVADFLAFHGPCRGGEILDVGTGPGQIPIALCLADPAARVVGVDLARHMLDLAAQNVEAAGLAGRIRLQLADAKRLDGDEGLFEAVLSNSIVHHIPDPAPALAEMARSVAPGGTLFIRDLFRPGSAYEVDLLVELYNSLESAEARDLFRDSLNASLTLAEIRSIVAGLGYDPAGVKMTSDRHWTWAWRRPPA; via the coding sequence ATGGACTCGCCCGAGGAGGCGAGAAATTACGACGCGATGGACCACTCGGCGGTCAACCTCCGTTTCGTGGCCGACTTCCTCGCGTTCCACGGACCTTGCCGGGGGGGAGAGATCCTCGACGTGGGGACCGGCCCCGGCCAGATTCCGATCGCGCTCTGCCTGGCAGACCCCGCCGCCCGCGTCGTCGGGGTAGACCTTGCCAGGCACATGCTCGACCTGGCGGCCCAGAACGTCGAGGCCGCGGGCCTGGCCGGGCGGATCCGACTCCAGCTCGCCGACGCCAAGCGGCTCGATGGCGACGAAGGGCTCTTCGAGGCGGTCCTCAGCAACTCGATCGTCCACCACATCCCCGACCCCGCCCCGGCCCTGGCCGAGATGGCCCGGTCGGTCGCCCCCGGCGGCACCCTCTTTATCCGGGATCTCTTCCGGCCCGGTTCCGCCTATGAGGTCGACCTCCTCGTCGAGTTGTACAACTCGCTGGAGTCGGCCGAGGCTCGCGACCTGTTCCGCGACTCCTTGAATGCGTCGCTGACGCTCGCCGAGATTCGGTCGATCGTGGCCGGCCTGGGATACGATCCCGCGGGGGTCAAGATGACCTCCGACCGGCACTGGACCTGGGCCTGGCGTCGGCCCCCTGCCTGA